Proteins encoded together in one Planctomycetaceae bacterium window:
- a CDS encoding sugar isomerase has product MNTQEKYSKFALIREMMQTPDILRKFKLQGTDEVVKAIKTIGKLFFTGEGSSRIFPAKNAMYCARRAGSKLNLATDGALQSCSYDLSDFVIFGASNSGQTKEVIRLFDRLNQINHKNLFALIANKNTKLETLAKQTFILSCEKEQAVAATKSVAEQALFYQALLAAVDGKSYDKKLPQLADAFNTALTMSIDPKITDAVANAGTIYFAGKNDGVAEELTLKTNEITRKKSDFLEGTYAVHGIEEVMNANDVVILVDPFKSEFEKIQQTLVNGVGLKVFAICDEETPFPTIKVPDIGELSSYIYLAAGWNILVETGISLNINLDKPQRARKVGNEYMGG; this is encoded by the coding sequence ATGAACACACAGGAAAAGTATAGTAAATTTGCACTCATACGCGAAATGATGCAAACGCCGGATATTTTGCGCAAGTTCAAACTTCAGGGCACAGATGAAGTTGTGAAAGCCATCAAAACAATCGGCAAATTATTTTTTACAGGTGAAGGCTCAAGCAGAATTTTCCCCGCCAAGAACGCTATGTATTGCGCCAGAAGAGCCGGCTCAAAACTTAATCTCGCGACTGACGGTGCATTGCAGTCCTGTTCTTATGATCTTTCAGACTTTGTTATATTTGGCGCATCCAACAGCGGACAAACAAAAGAAGTCATTAGACTTTTCGACCGTTTAAATCAGATTAACCACAAAAATCTTTTCGCTCTCATCGCAAATAAAAACACCAAACTGGAAACACTTGCGAAGCAAACTTTCATTTTAAGCTGCGAAAAAGAACAGGCTGTTGCCGCGACAAAGAGCGTTGCCGAGCAGGCATTATTTTATCAGGCACTGCTTGCCGCAGTTGACGGAAAGAGCTACGACAAAAAACTGCCGCAGCTTGCGGATGCGTTTAATACCGCTTTGACCATGTCCATCGACCCCAAAATTACCGATGCGGTCGCGAACGCCGGCACAATTTATTTCGCAGGCAAAAACGACGGCGTCGCTGAAGAATTGACTTTAAAAACAAACGAAATCACCCGCAAGAAGAGCGATTTCCTTGAAGGCACTTATGCTGTCCACGGCATCGAAGAAGTAATGAACGCAAATGATGTTGTTATTCTTGTTGACCCGTTCAAGAGCGAGTTTGAGAAAATCCAGCAAACGCTGGTCAACGGCGTCGGCTTAAAAGTCTTCGCGATTTGCGATGAAGAAACCCCCTTCCCGACAATTAAAGTGCCTGATATCGGCGAACTTTCAAGTTACATATATCTGGCTGCCGGCTGGAATATACTGGTGGAAACAGGTATAAGCCTGAATATCAATCTCGACAAACCGCAGCGTGCGAGAAAAGTCGGCAACGAATATATGGGCGGTTAA
- a CDS encoding homoserine O-acetyltransferase has protein sequence MTEVDKNSVGIVKTHTIRVIEESDSLELVSGKTLSPVDVAYETYGNLNSAGDNAVLICHALSGSAHAAGFYSDDDKKPGWWDIMIGPGKAIDTNKYYVICSNFLGSCSGTTGPSSINPKTGKQYNLDFPMITIADMVKVQKLLLDKLGIKQLLSVVGGSMGGMQVLQWAIEYSDVVKSAIVIASTSRLSPQSIAFDAVGRNAILADIDAGRPPVKGLATARMIGHITYLSNESMREKFGRELKSADKYSFDFNSEFSVETYLAYQGQSFVERFDANSYLYITKAMDYFDLVRDYDSLENAFAKTKSRFLIISFTSDWLFTPGQSEEMVNALVAQRKPVSYCNIFSPYGHDAFLLEPESLGCQIGGFLSTTFEEPEFDGTAVSAIKGVERIKRVRVDYELIESLVKSDTRVLDVGCGDGILLLSLQRDKNIEAEGIEVDEKMIHQCAGTGLNIIHRDIERGLQHYPDKSFDYAILSKTLQTLKNPHIVFKELLRVADKVIVSFPNFAYWKCRAGLFFSGRAPRTKQLPFRWYDTPNIHFMSLKDFDEFCEEIGAQIEVKIPLIGNRRSPVKFAPNIFAEQAIYLTSKK, from the coding sequence ATGACAGAAGTTGATAAAAATTCGGTTGGCATAGTCAAGACTCATACAATCAGAGTCATCGAAGAGTCTGACTCTCTTGAGTTGGTTAGCGGCAAAACGTTAAGTCCTGTTGACGTTGCCTATGAAACCTATGGGAATTTAAACTCCGCCGGCGATAATGCGGTATTGATTTGTCACGCCCTTAGCGGCAGCGCTCATGCGGCTGGTTTCTATAGCGATGACGATAAAAAGCCCGGCTGGTGGGATATAATGATAGGGCCCGGCAAAGCCATCGATACCAATAAATATTATGTTATATGCTCCAATTTCCTCGGAAGCTGCAGCGGCACCACCGGGCCGTCAAGCATCAATCCTAAAACCGGCAAACAATACAATCTCGACTTTCCAATGATAACAATCGCGGATATGGTGAAAGTTCAGAAACTGCTTTTGGACAAACTCGGTATTAAGCAGTTGTTAAGTGTTGTAGGCGGTTCGATGGGCGGAATGCAGGTTTTGCAGTGGGCGATAGAATACTCGGATGTTGTGAAATCGGCGATAGTTATCGCATCAACTTCACGACTTAGCCCGCAATCAATCGCTTTTGACGCGGTCGGCAGAAATGCCATTCTTGCGGATATTGATGCAGGCAGGCCTCCGGTAAAAGGTCTGGCAACTGCCAGAATGATTGGACACATTACATATCTTTCAAACGAAAGTATGAGAGAAAAGTTCGGCAGGGAACTGAAAAGTGCTGATAAATACAGTTTTGATTTTAATTCAGAATTTTCTGTTGAAACATATCTTGCTTATCAGGGACAGAGTTTTGTCGAACGCTTTGACGCAAACAGTTATCTATATATAACCAAGGCGATGGACTATTTCGACCTTGTGAGAGATTACGATTCACTTGAAAACGCCTTTGCGAAAACCAAATCGAGATTCCTGATTATAAGCTTCACAAGCGACTGGCTTTTTACGCCCGGGCAGTCTGAAGAAATGGTAAACGCGCTTGTCGCTCAAAGAAAGCCGGTCAGCTACTGCAATATTTTTTCGCCTTACGGCCACGACGCGTTTCTGCTTGAGCCTGAATCGCTGGGCTGCCAAATCGGCGGATTTCTTTCGACAACTTTTGAAGAACCTGAATTTGATGGAACGGCTGTATCTGCAATAAAAGGCGTCGAAAGGATTAAAAGGGTGCGTGTTGATTATGAGCTGATAGAGTCGCTCGTAAAGTCTGATACTCGCGTTCTCGATGTCGGCTGCGGCGATGGAATATTGCTTTTGAGTCTTCAGCGTGATAAGAATATCGAAGCCGAGGGCATTGAAGTTGACGAAAAGATGATTCATCAATGCGCAGGCACCGGCTTGAATATAATTCACAGGGATATCGAACGCGGCCTTCAACATTACCCTGATAAAAGTTTTGATTACGCGATTCTTTCAAAAACTTTGCAGACGCTCAAGAATCCGCACATCGTTTTCAAAGAGCTTTTAAGAGTCGCTGATAAAGTGATTGTAAGTTTTCCGAATTTTGCGTATTGGAAATGCCGAGCGGGACTGTTCTTTAGCGGCAGGGCACCGCGTACAAAGCAGCTTCCTTTCAGATGGTACGATACTCCTAACATACATTTTATGTCGCTGAAGGATTTCGATGAATTCTGTGAGGAAATCGGCGCGCAAATTGAAGTCAAAATACCGCTTATCGGTAACCGCAGAAGCCCGGTGAAATTCGCTCCGAATATTTTCGCTGAACAGGCGATTTATCTAACAAGCAAAAAATAA
- a CDS encoding NAD(P)H-dependent oxidoreductase subunit E, which translates to MDRSLQTEVERICKACGSDRTRMMDIVRAVQEKYSQVSDDAINLIAKSVKCNRVEVESVVTFYAFLSKQPKGKIVIRVCNDIVDKMSGLDRVAQAFKRELGIDFGQTTPDGITLEYTPCIGMCDQAPAAMVNDEVITYLSSDKVKELIDDLRKHYDPAKLKHRLGDGNNANELVHSSVHNGVRKKGRVIFADYKQEAGLRNAFAISPVEVINEVKNARLRGRGGAGFPTGMKWQFTRAAEGDKKYILCNADEGEPGTFKDRVILTERADMLFEGMTIGGYAIGAETGILYLRGEYAYLQKLLEKILTDRRSKNLLGKDILGKKGFNFDITIKMGAGAYICGEETSLISSCEGLRGDPKTRPPFPAQKGYLGHPTAVNNVETLCCVARIMEMGAAWFAEIGSKGSPSTKLLSISGDCRLPGVYEFPFGIKVSDLLKEVGADDTQAVLVGGPSGQIIGPNEFHRTICYDDLATGGAVVIFGQERNMVEIARDYMEFFVEESCGYCTPCRVGNVLLKKYLDKILDGKGEPQDLDMLKSLGESIKVTSRCGLGQTSPNPVLTTLKNFRGVYEKKVKKYADGLQPTFDIKKALADAEAIANRKSEIYV; encoded by the coding sequence ATGGACAGAAGTCTACAAACAGAAGTGGAACGAATTTGTAAGGCCTGTGGCAGCGACCGCACAAGAATGATGGATATCGTTCGAGCCGTGCAGGAAAAATATAGCCAGGTCAGCGACGATGCCATCAACCTTATCGCCAAATCAGTCAAATGCAATCGTGTCGAGGTGGAAAGCGTGGTAACATTTTACGCATTTCTCTCCAAACAACCCAAAGGCAAAATAGTAATCCGCGTATGCAATGATATCGTGGATAAAATGTCCGGTCTGGACAGAGTCGCGCAGGCGTTCAAACGCGAACTCGGCATTGATTTCGGCCAGACTACGCCAGACGGCATAACGCTCGAATATACGCCCTGCATTGGAATGTGCGACCAGGCACCGGCGGCGATGGTAAACGATGAGGTAATTACATATCTGTCATCGGACAAGGTAAAAGAGCTTATAGACGATTTACGCAAGCATTACGACCCTGCCAAACTAAAACATCGGCTCGGCGACGGTAATAACGCAAATGAACTTGTACATTCCAGCGTTCACAACGGCGTAAGGAAAAAAGGCAGAGTTATATTTGCCGATTACAAACAGGAAGCCGGCTTGAGAAACGCCTTTGCAATAAGCCCTGTTGAGGTAATTAATGAAGTTAAAAACGCAAGACTTCGCGGCCGCGGCGGCGCCGGTTTCCCGACGGGAATGAAATGGCAGTTCACACGAGCAGCCGAAGGCGATAAAAAATACATCCTCTGCAACGCTGACGAAGGCGAACCGGGCACTTTTAAAGACAGGGTTATCCTGACAGAACGGGCGGATATGCTGTTTGAAGGTATGACTATCGGCGGTTACGCCATAGGTGCCGAAACCGGCATTCTATATCTTCGCGGCGAATATGCTTATTTGCAGAAATTACTCGAAAAAATACTGACTGACCGAAGAAGCAAAAATCTGCTTGGCAAAGACATCCTCGGCAAAAAAGGTTTTAATTTCGATATCACAATTAAAATGGGCGCAGGAGCGTATATATGCGGAGAGGAAACATCATTAATAAGTTCCTGTGAAGGCTTGCGAGGCGACCCGAAAACAAGGCCGCCCTTCCCTGCCCAAAAAGGTTACCTTGGACACCCAACTGCGGTTAATAATGTCGAGACGCTTTGCTGCGTAGCGAGAATTATGGAAATGGGTGCCGCGTGGTTTGCCGAGATTGGCTCAAAAGGAAGCCCAAGCACAAAATTGCTTAGTATTTCCGGCGATTGCAGACTGCCGGGCGTTTACGAATTTCCGTTTGGAATAAAGGTAAGCGACCTGCTCAAGGAAGTCGGCGCAGATGATACGCAGGCGGTTCTCGTCGGCGGCCCCAGCGGTCAGATAATCGGCCCGAACGAATTTCACCGCACAATTTGTTATGACGACCTGGCCACAGGCGGAGCGGTGGTTATATTCGGTCAGGAAAGAAATATGGTTGAAATCGCAAGAGACTATATGGAATTTTTCGTCGAGGAAAGCTGCGGCTATTGCACGCCATGTAGAGTAGGAAACGTGCTGCTGAAAAAATATCTCGATAAAATTCTCGACGGCAAGGGCGAACCGCAGGACCTTGATATGCTCAAGAGCTTAGGCGAAAGCATAAAAGTTACAAGCAGATGCGGACTTGGACAGACATCGCCGAATCCTGTTTTGACTACGCTGAAAAATTTCCGCGGCGTTTACGAAAAGAAAGTCAAAAAATACGCTGACGGCCTGCAGCCGACCTTTGACATCAAAAAGGCGCTGGCGGACGCTGAAGCGATTGCGAACAGAAAATCTGAAATCTACGTATAA
- a CDS encoding 2Fe-2S iron-sulfur cluster-binding protein: MSNEITFSIDGTIVKGKPGQTIMQAADEAGIYIPRLCYLPELTPHGSCRVCTVIVNGKPQTACTQPITEGMIVENDTPELKEHRRNLVDMMFIEGNHFCMFCERSGNCELQAMAYRLGILAPKFPFFFPDKAVDSSHKDIFLDLNRCILCGRCVNASNDIDKKGAFGFVGRGIHKKIAVNSEKNLKDTNMAVTDKAASVCPVGTINKKGTAFATPYGQRMYDEKPIGSDIEAKNK; the protein is encoded by the coding sequence ATGAGTAACGAGATAACCTTTTCGATTGATGGCACCATAGTAAAAGGCAAACCCGGCCAGACGATTATGCAGGCCGCTGATGAAGCTGGGATTTACATTCCAAGACTTTGTTATCTTCCTGAACTTACGCCGCACGGAAGCTGCCGCGTTTGCACCGTTATCGTCAACGGCAAACCGCAGACCGCCTGCACGCAGCCGATTACCGAGGGTATGATTGTCGAAAACGACACGCCGGAGTTAAAAGAACACAGGCGTAATCTTGTAGATATGATGTTTATCGAAGGTAATCATTTCTGTATGTTCTGCGAAAGAAGCGGAAACTGCGAACTGCAGGCAATGGCGTACAGGCTTGGAATACTCGCTCCTAAATTTCCATTCTTCTTCCCGGACAAGGCTGTGGACTCATCGCACAAGGATATTTTCCTCGACCTTAACAGGTGCATTCTTTGCGGAAGATGCGTCAACGCGTCAAATGACATCGATAAAAAAGGCGCCTTTGGTTTTGTAGGCAGAGGAATCCACAAAAAAATCGCGGTCAATTCGGAAAAGAATCTGAAAGATACGAATATGGCCGTTACTGATAAAGCCGCGAGTGTGTGCCCGGTCGGAACGATAAACAAAAAAGGCACAGCGTTTGCCACGCCTTACGGCCAAAGAATGTATGATGAAAAACCTATCGGTTCAGATATAGAAGCGAAAAATAAATAA
- a CDS encoding Ni/Fe hydrogenase subunit alpha yields MSTTKKVIIEPVTRVEGHGKVSILLDENNKVSQARFHIVEFRGFERFIQGRPYWEVPVLVQRLCGICPVSHHLAAAKAMDKIVGVDKLTPTAEKMRRLMHYGQMFQSHVLHFFHLCSPDLLFGFDADPMIRNIIGVAKKYPELAVQGVMMRKYGQEIIKATAGKKIHGTGAIPGGINKNLSIAERDVFLKDLNQMVEWSRGALKIAKNYTVENLEKIKPFGSFDSNHLSLIRQDGAMDLYHGNLRAITATGEKIFDQVDYSKYLDYIVEGVKSWSYMKFPFIKSIGPEKGWYRVGPLARINTCDFIDTPEAEAARKEFMAVTNGKPNNITMAYHWARMIELLHSIEKIKELLNDKDLQGTDLVVKGHRREEGVGLIEAPRGTLFHHYKVNENDQVVMANLIVSTTHNNEPMNSAVRKVAQDHISGVPKITEGLLNHIEVAIRAYDPCLSCATHAMGQMPLKVTLYDYQGGVIDMKIKE; encoded by the coding sequence GTGAGCACAACCAAAAAAGTCATAATAGAACCGGTAACAAGAGTCGAAGGCCACGGTAAGGTTTCCATTCTTCTTGACGAAAACAACAAAGTCTCACAGGCTCGATTCCACATTGTCGAATTTCGCGGTTTTGAGCGGTTCATTCAGGGCAGACCTTACTGGGAGGTTCCAGTTCTCGTGCAGAGGCTCTGCGGTATATGTCCGGTAAGCCATCATTTGGCTGCGGCAAAGGCAATGGACAAAATCGTCGGCGTTGACAAACTCACTCCGACAGCCGAGAAAATGCGAAGACTGATGCACTACGGACAGATGTTCCAGTCGCACGTGCTGCACTTTTTCCACCTTTGTTCGCCGGATTTACTTTTCGGTTTCGACGCTGACCCGATGATTAGAAATATCATAGGCGTAGCGAAAAAATATCCTGAACTTGCCGTTCAGGGCGTTATGATGAGAAAATATGGTCAGGAAATCATCAAAGCCACCGCAGGCAAAAAAATTCACGGTACAGGCGCGATCCCCGGCGGCATAAATAAAAATCTATCGATTGCGGAACGCGATGTCTTCCTCAAAGATCTTAATCAGATGGTGGAATGGTCTCGCGGCGCTCTTAAAATCGCAAAAAACTATACTGTGGAAAACCTCGAAAAAATCAAGCCTTTCGGCTCATTCGACTCGAACCATTTGAGTCTTATCCGACAGGATGGCGCGATGGATTTATATCACGGCAATCTGCGGGCGATTACCGCCACTGGAGAGAAAATTTTCGACCAGGTCGATTACTCTAAATATCTCGATTACATTGTCGAGGGAGTAAAATCGTGGTCGTATATGAAATTTCCGTTTATTAAATCTATCGGCCCTGAAAAAGGCTGGTATCGCGTCGGCCCGCTGGCAAGAATAAACACGTGCGATTTCATAGATACGCCGGAAGCCGAAGCCGCAAGAAAAGAATTTATGGCTGTTACGAACGGCAAGCCGAACAATATTACAATGGCGTATCACTGGGCCAGAATGATTGAATTGCTGCACTCGATTGAGAAAATCAAAGAACTGCTCAACGATAAAGATTTACAGGGAACAGACCTTGTTGTAAAGGGACATCGCAGAGAAGAAGGCGTCGGCCTTATCGAAGCTCCGCGAGGCACACTGTTCCATCATTATAAAGTCAATGAAAACGATCAGGTCGTTATGGCCAATCTGATTGTATCGACAACGCACAATAATGAGCCAATGAACTCGGCGGTGAGGAAAGTCGCGCAGGATCATATCAGCGGCGTGCCGAAGATTACCGAAGGTCTGCTGAATCATATTGAAGTTGCGATTAGAGCTTACGACCCCTGCCTTTCGTGCGCGACTCACGCGATGGGGCAAATGCCTTTGAAGGTTACGCTTTACGACTATCAGGGCGGCGTAATAGATATGAAAATTAAAGAATGA
- a CDS encoding hydrogenase maturation protease, translating into MTAEIKVLLIGYGNPARGDDGLGPAVAEIIEQKKIPGVTVDSDYQLTVEDSAQVAENDVVIFVDASVDCAEPFSFEPLMAKESSGFSSHSVEPAEVAALAESLFNSPAKCFMLGIRGYIFEQFKEDMTEKAKNNLQKAVVFLENLLETKNFVASA; encoded by the coding sequence ATGACAGCGGAAATAAAAGTCCTGCTGATAGGATATGGCAATCCGGCAAGGGGCGATGACGGCCTCGGCCCGGCTGTTGCGGAAATTATAGAGCAAAAAAAAATACCGGGCGTTACTGTCGATTCCGATTATCAGTTGACCGTAGAAGATTCCGCACAGGTCGCTGAAAATGACGTTGTTATTTTTGTTGACGCCTCGGTGGATTGTGCCGAGCCGTTCAGTTTCGAGCCTTTGATGGCGAAGGAAAGCAGCGGTTTTTCCAGTCATTCGGTCGAACCGGCTGAAGTGGCAGCTCTGGCCGAAAGTCTTTTTAATTCGCCGGCAAAATGTTTTATGCTTGGCATTCGCGGATATATTTTTGAGCAGTTTAAAGAAGATATGACGGAAAAAGCAAAAAACAATCTTCAAAAAGCTGTCGTTTTTCTGGAAAACCTTTTGGAAACGAAAAATTTTGTTGCTTCTGCTTAA
- a CDS encoding response regulator, with the protein MQGSQYVIMIIDDDQDFIAATKTVLESSGYIVKEAKSAEQGIHTYKSIKPDLILVDLMMEEIDSGTNFVKELTLLGNNAPIFLLSAAGDEMTDVVDYSQLGFSGVFQKPVETKRLLNVIQAKLK; encoded by the coding sequence ATGCAGGGTAGTCAGTATGTTATTATGATAATCGATGATGATCAGGATTTTATCGCGGCAACGAAAACCGTCCTCGAATCTTCCGGCTATATTGTCAAAGAAGCCAAAAGTGCCGAACAGGGCATTCATACATACAAGAGTATAAAACCGGACTTGATTCTCGTTGACCTGATGATGGAGGAAATCGACTCCGGCACTAATTTCGTCAAGGAATTAACATTGCTCGGCAACAACGCCCCTATTTTTCTTTTGAGCGCAGCCGGTGATGAGATGACTGACGTTGTAGATTATTCGCAGCTTGGTTTTTCAGGCGTATTCCAAAAACCGGTTGAGACCAAACGCCTTTTGAACGTCATCCAGGCAAAGTTGAAATAA
- a CDS encoding helicase — protein sequence MKSKNFDIENIFGTQGLLAEYFSDYEQRPQQLQMAQAIQKSLGDKHHLAVEAGTGIGKSFAYLVCAIDAVIREKCKVLISTYTITLQEQLVNKDIPFLAKALGGCFSASLARGRNNFLCLRRLEFARRKQQGLFDASMDELLRLNVWASQTKEGLFSELDFVPSAAVLNAVKSEHGNCKARKCAYFDKCFYWKNRRRLATSDIIVANHAILFSDLALRDEGVSLLPDYKYMIIDEAHNIENVAQEHFGIDISQWRVNFILSSLYNPSTKKGLLAGTSSGDEIELVKVCEKDAKKFFEIVRKWFESNRGNGRIKKNFAEDCLSPSLKKLRISVAALAKKTDDEDEQFEFLRFAGMLKALQDDLQNFLSCSKDSDVYWVEVSDKKSRNPVTLRSAPINPGVDIKRCMFDKFESVILTSATLCCGGDSAKSGFGYFASRVGLEKYEQLKLGSPFDYENHVTMFIESEMPPPDSPTFLSDAAEKIKKYVTQTQGRAFVLFTSFQMLESVADMLSDWFSENGFELLVHGSRTDRTELLRRFRLDKKCILFGTDSFWQGVDVPGQALSNVIITKLPFAVPSHPLIEGRIEHLKSQGQNPFYSYQLPQAIIKFKQGFGRLIRSKNDTGIIVVLDSRIIQKSYGKEFLSAVEKCRVEIVGN from the coding sequence TTGAAAAGTAAAAATTTCGATATAGAAAATATTTTCGGCACACAGGGACTTTTAGCGGAATATTTTTCCGATTATGAGCAAAGGCCGCAGCAGCTGCAGATGGCACAGGCGATTCAGAAATCGCTGGGCGATAAGCATCATCTTGCGGTAGAAGCGGGCACGGGGATTGGCAAAAGTTTTGCGTATCTTGTTTGCGCAATTGACGCTGTAATCAGAGAAAAATGCAAGGTACTAATCAGCACTTATACAATCACGCTTCAGGAACAGCTTGTTAATAAGGATATTCCATTTCTGGCAAAGGCGCTTGGCGGATGTTTTAGCGCATCGCTTGCCCGCGGACGAAATAATTTTTTGTGTTTGAGAAGACTTGAGTTCGCAAGACGAAAACAGCAGGGGCTTTTTGACGCGTCAATGGACGAGCTTTTGCGTTTGAACGTCTGGGCATCGCAAACTAAAGAGGGGCTGTTTAGCGAGCTTGATTTCGTGCCGTCAGCGGCAGTACTCAATGCGGTCAAAAGTGAGCACGGGAACTGCAAGGCCAGAAAATGTGCGTATTTCGATAAGTGTTTCTATTGGAAAAACCGCAGGCGACTGGCGACGTCGGATATTATTGTTGCAAATCACGCGATTTTGTTCAGCGACCTTGCGCTGCGTGATGAAGGTGTTTCGCTTCTGCCTGATTACAAGTATATGATAATCGACGAGGCGCATAATATCGAAAACGTCGCGCAGGAACATTTTGGCATTGATATAAGCCAATGGCGGGTTAATTTTATTTTGAGCAGTCTTTATAATCCCTCAACGAAAAAAGGCCTGCTTGCCGGAACTTCAAGCGGGGACGAAATTGAACTTGTGAAAGTCTGCGAGAAGGACGCGAAAAAGTTTTTTGAGATTGTGCGCAAATGGTTTGAATCCAACAGGGGCAACGGACGAATTAAAAAGAATTTTGCCGAGGATTGCCTGTCTCCATCGCTTAAAAAGCTTCGGATTTCTGTCGCGGCACTTGCGAAAAAGACTGACGATGAGGATGAGCAGTTTGAGTTTTTGCGTTTCGCGGGAATGTTAAAGGCATTACAGGACGATTTGCAGAATTTTCTTTCGTGTTCGAAGGATTCTGATGTTTATTGGGTCGAGGTGTCCGACAAAAAATCGAGAAATCCTGTTACTCTGCGAAGCGCACCGATAAATCCAGGCGTTGATATTAAAAGATGTATGTTTGACAAATTCGAGTCCGTAATTCTTACAAGCGCGACTTTGTGCTGCGGAGGCGATTCGGCAAAAAGCGGATTTGGCTATTTCGCGAGCAGGGTAGGGCTTGAAAAATACGAACAGTTGAAACTCGGCTCGCCGTTCGATTATGAAAACCACGTAACAATGTTTATCGAATCGGAAATGCCGCCGCCGGATTCTCCGACGTTTCTGTCCGATGCTGCCGAGAAAATTAAAAAATATGTTACGCAGACGCAGGGCAGGGCGTTTGTTCTTTTTACAAGTTTTCAAATGCTCGAATCTGTCGCGGATATGCTTTCTGATTGGTTTAGTGAAAACGGCTTTGAACTTCTTGTTCACGGCAGCAGAACCGACAGAACAGAACTTTTAAGGCGATTCAGATTAGACAAAAAATGTATCCTGTTTGGCACGGACAGTTTCTGGCAGGGTGTTGATGTGCCGGGGCAGGCTTTGAGTAATGTGATTATTACGAAACTGCCTTTTGCCGTTCCGAGCCATCCGCTTATTGAAGGGCGAATCGAGCATTTAAAATCGCAGGGGCAAAATCCGTTTTATTCGTATCAGCTTCCGCAGGCGATAATAAAATTCAAGCAGGGATTTGGCAGACTAATCCGCAGCAAAAACGATACGGGAATAATCGTTGTCTTAGACAGCAGAATTATCCAGAAAAGCTACGGCAAAGAATTTCTGTCCGCGGTGGAAAAATGTAGAGTTGAAATAGTCGGAAATTAG
- a CDS encoding NAD(+)/NADH kinase yields MRKPKIIIFGDKRRENVAETIQKFAKFAEGKAKILANCFCGDCFQDVLEDTDYAFVFGGDGTILSAARELSENNIPVVGINVGRLGFLAEFSLEQVKKLFYRLVSDKKLVEKRMVLKCTINRKNKEKIVSTAINEIVITAGQKFNMVGLKMMVQGQSLADCIGDGVIVSTPTGSTAYNLSAGGPILSARLSALVITPICPHTLSFRPIVIDAEKKLNIYPQRINKGTTVLLDGHILCSLELDDVITIEKHKGKFLVVSNPLQTQWDTLAGKLNWAQKPKYNQVTGRAKR; encoded by the coding sequence ATGAGAAAACCTAAAATCATAATTTTTGGCGATAAAAGACGCGAAAATGTTGCGGAGACAATCCAGAAATTTGCGAAGTTCGCAGAAGGAAAAGCTAAAATACTGGCCAACTGTTTTTGCGGAGATTGTTTTCAGGATGTGCTGGAAGACACGGATTATGCTTTTGTTTTCGGCGGCGACGGAACTATTCTTTCGGCCGCACGCGAGCTTAGCGAAAATAATATTCCGGTCGTCGGCATCAATGTCGGCCGGCTCGGTTTTCTGGCGGAGTTCAGTCTCGAACAGGTGAAGAAACTTTTCTACAGACTGGTGTCAGATAAAAAGCTGGTTGAGAAAAGAATGGTCCTCAAATGTACTATAAACAGAAAAAATAAAGAGAAAATTGTTTCCACAGCGATAAATGAAATAGTGATTACGGCCGGACAGAAATTCAATATGGTCGGGCTGAAAATGATGGTACAGGGACAGAGCCTTGCAGACTGCATCGGCGACGGCGTTATAGTATCAACGCCTACCGGCTCGACAGCGTATAATTTATCAGCGGGCGGGCCTATATTATCCGCACGTTTGTCGGCGCTGGTAATAACTCCGATATGTCCGCATACCTTGAGTTTCAGGCCAATCGTGATCGACGCCGAGAAGAAACTTAATATCTATCCGCAGCGAATCAACAAAGGTACAACAGTGCTTCTCGACGGACATATATTATGCTCTCTTGAACTTGACGATGTGATTACAATAGAAAAACATAAAGGCAAATTCCTTGTTGTTAGTAACCCGCTTCAGACGCAGTGGGATACGCTGGCGGGGAAATTGAACTGGGCACAAAAACCTAAATATAATCAAGTAACCGGAAGGGCTAAAAGATGA